Within Sinorhizobium sp. RAC02, the genomic segment GCTGATGTCATCCCAGTCGCATACAGGTGGAAAACGGCGATACGGGTCCAAAAGTTTCCCATTCACGAGAAATTGTCTGGGACCGTCCGGTATCCGGACCATCGCACCTTTCCCATCGAACCAGCGGCGCCCTTTGGCGGACCGCCGTTCCAACACCCGAATCATACCACGTCCATCGAATTAGACGAGCCGATCCATGTCCCTAAAACTAACGACTATCGGGTTAACATGCTGTTAACACTAGCCTGAAGATCGCATGCGCGCAGTTCCCTATGGCACAGGCGCTTACCGGATAGGCGTCCTGATGCGGCACGCCGACAGCGAAGGCACGGCCTGCAACTCATGCGGCAGCGCTTTGTAAACATTGCCGTTTCCGCGCGAGCAAGGTTAACGGCTCGCTAACGCTTTTCCTCTATTTTTCATGAACGACAATGGGGATCGGCAAGGGGCTGCCGTTCCGGGGATGACGGGTGTTTTGTGGCGGACAGGTTTCGCGAATTGGAGAGACCGCAGGCGGGGCGGCCGAAGGACATCGTGTTGATGGCCACGGTTTCCAGCTTCGAGAGCCTGCGTTTTCCGTCCCGGTCGGATCTTTATCAGTTCGGCGAACTGTTCGCGCCGCTCTATGACGCCTCCACCGAGGAAGCGCGCCGGCAGGCCGTCGCCGCCCTGTCGCGCTGCCCGCAGATCCCCGACGACACCGCCCTCTTCATCGCCCGACAGCCGATCGGCATCGCCGCCATATTCCTCATGGGCTCGAAGGCCATCCCCGATGCGACGCTGATGCGCATCCTGCGCGCGTCCGGTCCAGAGCATGCCCACGCCATCGGCCGGCGGGACGATCTTTCACCCGCCATCATCGAGGCGCTGGTCGGCACGCATCAGGACCATGCAAGCCGCCGCACCGGCGAAGACCGGGAACTGGCTCTCGCGGAAGCGGCAAGGCTGGAGCGGGAAGAACGGATGCGCGAGGAGCTGCGCGCCCTCGTTCGTGCCGCAACGCCTGCGGCCGAAGCGCCTGCCGGGCTCGAGCCGGCAACAGAAATGCATCAGGTGCTGTTCGTGCGTTTTGCGCGCGGTGGGGAAATCGGGATGTTGGCGGTGACGCTCGCCGATGCACTCGCCTCCAGCCAATGGCTTTCGGAGCGGATCCTGCTCGATGTTTCCGGGCGGCAGCTTGCCGAAACGCTGGTGGCGCTCGACCTGCCCGAAGCAGACAGCGCGTTCATTCTGGAAAAGATCTATCCGCATCTTGCCGCGGGCGGCGCGGAAGCGCTGCTGTCGACGCTAGACCCCGCCGAGGCGATCCTCAGGGTCGAAAGCTGGCAGAGGGCGGACAGCTACACGAACGGCAACGGCCTGCCGAAGGCGGCCAATGGCGACGACGCGCAGGCGAACGGGCAGGATCACCATGACAGGTCCTCCGTGACGAAACGGCAACGCGCCGTCGGTTGAAATCCAGTTCTGTTAGAAAATACGGCGCTTGGCCGGCAGGCGAACCGTCGCGCCTTCGTTGCGCTCGGCGGAGAGCGCGGCCAGCATGGTCACGACGAACATTCCCGAAATCAGCAGTGCAAGGGCAGGCAGCACGATAAACATGGGCGTTTCTCCAGGGCTTCACAGGCCGTTGCCTGTGCCTCCCTTTTCCCATGTCGGCCGCCTGCCGGCTGTTCCCGCAGGAACAGGATAGTCAGAACAGGAAGTCGCCCTTCGAAAGATCGGAGAGATCGACATGCTTCAGCGTCAGCACATCGTTGCCGGCGCGGATCAGCACGTCGTCGCCGCTCTGCACCGCATGGTTCTTCACGAGGTCGGCAAAGCTGGTGATGTCCGCAAGGCCGGAGAAATCGACGCGGTCCGTGCCCGGCGCAAAATCCGTCACGCTGTCCTTGCCCGAGCCCCTGGAGAAGATGAAGACATCGGCCCCGCTGCCGCCGATGAGCGTGTCGTTGCCCTTGCGGCCGACGAGGATATCGTTGCCGGCCCCACCGGCGAGCGTGTTGCCACCGCTGTTACCGATGATCACGTTGTCGAGGCCATTGCCGGTGCCGCTCATGCCGGCGGTGCCGAGCAGGATGAGTTTTTCGAGATTGGCGCCGAGCTTGTAGCTCACCGACGACTGCACCGTGTCGATCCCCTCGCCCGCCTTCTCGACGAGTTTCAGGGCCGCATCGGCGACGAGATAGGTGTCGTTGCCCTTGCCGCCCGCCACCGAGCCGATCACCTTGCCGCCGCGTGTGTCGAAGATGTCGTTGCCGGCACCGAGATCGACATTGCCGCGGATCGTGCCGTTGTTGGTAATGGCCTCGACACCGCTGCCACCCTTCAGCGCAAGGCTGTCGGCGGTCAGCGAGCCATTGTTGGAAAAGATGTTCTTGCCGCTGCCCAGCAGGGACACCGCAACACCCGATGTCGCCGTCACGGCGCTATTGTTGGTCAGCGTCGCATTCGCGCCGTCGATGAAGATGCCGGATGCACCCTTCAGGATGCCATTGTTGGTGATCCGTGCGCCCGCGCCACCGACGTCGATGCCGTCACCCATAGTCGAGGTGATCGTCTTGTGGTTGGCGAAATTGGCGTTCGCACCATCCAGCCGCACGGTATCCCGGGCGGCGGTGATCGTGCCGTTGTTCGACATGACGAGGTTAGCGCCCGTCACGACAATTCCTTCGTCGCCGCGCGAGACGACCTTGCCGTTGTTGGTAATGATGGCGTTCGCGCCGGTGACCGTGATTGCATCGAGCTTGGCATCGACCGTGCCGCTGTTG encodes:
- a CDS encoding calcium-binding protein, whose product is MTKYYIQVDMTSTLLARQANSQWIVAPGVSIATKGTAVDAAGTYTGRSLVFDGKVTSSAGNGVVLGSTAIKANAGDVTIKANGVVSAKLVGLTASGADLVLTNHGTLSGGTYAGVFTGEGLNFTNRGSVLSSAVGVKASGDNALVTNHGTVKSAGDAVIASGVKTIVTNYGLIQSTADDGIRSAGLKATVTNSGTVDAKLDAITVTGANAIITNNGKVVSRGDEGIVVTGANLVMSNNGTITAARDTVRLDGANANFANHKTITSTMGDGIDVGGAGARITNNGILKGASGIFIDGANATLTNNSAVTATSGVAVSLLGSGKNIFSNNGSLTADSLALKGGSGVEAITNNGTIRGNVDLGAGNDIFDTRGGKVIGSVAGGKGNDTYLVADAALKLVEKAGEGIDTVQSSVSYKLGANLEKLILLGTAGMSGTGNGLDNVIIGNSGGNTLAGGAGNDILVGRKGNDTLIGGSGADVFIFSRGSGKDSVTDFAPGTDRVDFSGLADITSFADLVKNHAVQSGDDVLIRAGNDVLTLKHVDLSDLSKGDFLF